The Anaerolineales bacterium region TATACGGAACGCCTCCATTGGCAAGGATAACATCGAGGGTAGTAGGGGAGCGGCTTTACAAAGCAGACCAACTTGGTTATAATAGTGAAAATTATCACAAATAGAAGGCATGAATCATGAATGCCAACACACTCCCCCATGTGGTCATCCTCGGCGCTGGGTTCGGCGGGCTGACCGCGGCAAAAAAGTTGAAGAACGCGCCGGTGCGGATCACGTTGATCGACCGCAATAACTATCACTTGTTTCAGCCGTTGCTGTATCAGGTGGCGATTGCCGCGCTGGTGCCGTCGCAGGTGGCTTACCCCGTGCGGACGATCTTCCGCAATCAGAAAAATCTCACCTTCCAGATGGGCGAAGTGAACGCGATTGACCTCGACGCGCGCTATATCAAAATGGACGGGTCGGTTATCGCGTACGATTACCTCATCCTTGCCGCGGGCGGACGGATGAATTTCTTCGGCGTCGAATCGGTGGAGAAGAACGCGCTGTACATCAAAGACCTTAAAAGCGCGCTGAGAACGCGCAATCATTTGCTGTCCATGTTCGAGCGCGCCAGCCATGAAGCGGACGCGGACAAACGCCGCGCCATGCTCACGTTTGCCATTGTCGGCGGAGGACCGACGGGCGTTGAGGTCGCGGGAGCGCTGGCGGAGTTGATCTCACACGTGATGCGGAAGGAATATCGCGAACTCGACGTGCGGGAAGCGCGCGTCTTGTTGCTCGAAGCGGGCAACGCGTTGATTGCAAGTTACCCGGATGAATTACGAAAAGCCACGCTTCGGCTGGTGCAGAAGAAAAATGTGGAAGTGATGTTCGGCGCGAAATTAACCGATTTCAATGGGCAGAGAATTTCACTTGGCAATGGGGCGCAGATCGAGACGAACACGCTGATCTGGACGGCGGGCGTGCAGGCGGCTGAGGTAGTCGAGTCGCTTGAGGCGGCGCGCGCAGGCTCAGGTCGGGTGAGAACCGGTGCAACGCTGCAGTTGCCGAATCATCCCGAAGTCTACGTCATCGGCGACGCGGCGTATCTCGAAGATGAAAGTAAACATCCACTGCCTATGCTTTCGACCGTGGCGATCCAACAGGGGAAGGTCGCGGCGGATAATATCCGTCATGCGATCAAAGGACAGGATCAACATCCGTTTCATTACAAGGACCCGGGGTTGCTCGCCACCATCGGGCGGAACGCGGCAGTGGCGCGCATTTGGGGACTCTCGTTCAGCGGGTTCATCGCCTGGCTGATCTGGGTGGGCTTGCACATTTATCGCATTGTCGGTTTTCGCAACCGGCTGGTGGTGTTGATCAATTGGGCGTGGGATTATTTCTTTTACGACAATCAGGTGCGGCTGATCACGCGGGAGTGAGATAGTAGAGTTCTTGCATAAGCGGCAGTTTTATCAGCCACAGAGGCGTAGAGAGCGCTGAGCAAAACTTATTTTTAACCCCTGTGACTGGCGTTTCCGTGACGGAATGACTTTCGCAATAACATCACGAGGGAATCAGTTCGGGGAATTGCATGAGGGTCAGCAAGAGGCACATGGCAAAGCCGTTGTTGAGAAAATGCAGGATGACGCTAGGCCAGAGCGAGTTGGAACGGTGGTACACGTATCCCATCGCCGCGCCCAGCGCAAAGGTCGGGATGAACGAGGCCGGGTCGAGATGCGCGGCGGCGAAGATTCCCGAACTCAACAGAAGCGCGGGAATCCAACCATAGCGTTGTCGAAAACCTTGAAAGAGAAAGCCCCGGAAAAATATTTCCTCGACGAGCGGCGCGATGATAACGCCGACAATGAAAAGCCAGACCGGCGATTCGAGTTCGGAAAATATTTTCATGATGCCTTCGCCTTGCGTGTCCACACCGAGAAGCATCAACAACAGATTGTGCGCGATCACAACGCCGTACGCCGCGATCAACAGACCGCAGCCCCAGCCCATTGTGAGCGAATCGAATCTGCTGAAGCCGAGTTGTTTGAATGGGATGCGCTTCCAGGCGAAGATCAGAAGCACGGGCAACAGATAGATCAGTTCGGCAAAGAGGATGCCCGCGCCGCGCGCGAGCCGCTCCGCTTCGCTTTGGAAGAGGAATACCCCGACAAGCAAACCGACGTTGATCAACACGAGCAGGATGACGCCCGTCCACGTATCAAGGATGGACCACGAAACTGCCCTCGCTTCATTCTGGACTTGAACTTGATTCTCCTCCATCAGCCTTTTCCCATTTCTGGATAAACAAACCATTGACCCTTGCGGTCGTAGCGAATAGCAAGAAATGGAAATGATGGAGAAAGCAAACTGGACCGCGTCAACCCGGCGTTTCCTGCTTTGCAACCGTCGGCTCGCGGCCGAGCGATAACTTATCTAAATAAAACATTCGCAACGCGAGGAAGATCACGCTAAAGATCAGGAAAATGGGAAACCCGAAAATCAGGATAGCCTTCTCACTTTCAAGCAGATCGAATGTGAAGAATCGGAAGATGGCGCTTGTGGCGTTAAATTGTTCCAGGTCCCACACCACCGGCAGCGAATGGATGAGATCCTGTGATGCCGCCAGAAACGATAACGCCGCCATGAACCCGGCAAGCGGCAAAGAGGGGATGAACAATTTCGTGAAAAAGGCGCGCATGGCTGGCATCCCTTCGGCGCGAGCCTGCCTCCATTTCGGTTCATGCCCTTTGAAGAATATCGTGAGAACCACCAGCATGGGCACGCTGATCAGAAGCGGGGGAAGAAGGGCGGGGAACGTATCCAGTGCATCGGCGTCGTCCAGATCGAGCAGCCGTTGTAGGATGAACGGCATGGAAGTGACGAACAGCCACGGTGAAAAGAGCAGGAGAAGCCATTCGCTCCACCTGCCGAACGGGCGAACCGCGCCGATCGCCAGCGCGCCAAGATAGGCAACCGGCAACTGGACGAACAAAATGACCAACAACGGAGGCAGGATTGAGTTGAGCCAGATTTTTACGAAAGAAACAGATGCTGGTGCTGCGTAGCTTTCCCCTTTCCCTAACAGTACATCCAGCAGGCTGACCAGATACGGGGCAAACAGGATGAAGATCACACCGAACGCGCCGATGGCGGTCACAACCCAGCCAAGAATGCCGAACAGCCGGTTGCCGGGTCGCTCGATATCCTCGCTTTTCGGATCATGCTCCAATTGCAGGCGGAATAGCACGAGAATCAATGTTGCCAGCATGCCCGACATAGCCACTGGGAGGAAAACAAGCACAGAGGCGGCGAATCCAACATGCAGGTTAAATATTCGGGTGGTCTCGAATACGAATTGAGAAAATGTGAAGGCGCCAAATTTGCTTATAAATCCCAGTAGTACGAAAGCTTGCAGCGCGTATGCCGTCACAGCAAATTGGCCGATCAGCCAGACGGCGATCAATGACGGGAGCGCGGCTCGCCAGCCTTTTTCATGCGCCTCATAGCGGCGGAGTATGGCAGAGTAGGCGAGCAAACCTGCGGCACACGACACGATCAACATCGTCATCGCTTCGATCAGAAGTACGGTGGTTTTGGTGGATTCCCGATCCCACATCCAATCCATCCGCTGGGAAAAATACGCCATGAGAACAGGTGCAAAGAAAGCCATCGGCAGTGTAAAGAGCAATCGCACGCCGCGACGCGACCGTTTTCCAAGTTGATATACGCCGATACTTAGCAATATCGGAAAGATCGCGGCTATCAGCGTTCGCACGAGAACCACCTGGCTGGTAAATTCGATTGCAGAAGTAAAAATACGCGTGTCGAACAGGCGCTCGAAATTTTCGGGGCCGACAAATTCTGAGTCGCTACTAGACGGTTTGGATTGCTGACTGGAGGTAAACGTGTCAATCGTCAAGCCCAGCGCGTTCGTAGAGCATAACGCACAGGCTGGCAGGAGCATGAGTAACCCCAACAAAGCTCGAAGAAAAGGATTTATGGACGGTTTCTTTGATTCGGGAGCGGAAATTTCAGTGGTCATCGGATTCTCCTCTGGCGGACGCTGATTTTCCTACCCCCCCAAGTTTAATCTGATTTGTCTGATATGGGCAAGCCTTTTGCCCTTTTTTGGGGGACATCCAACCACGTATCAAGGATGGATCACGAGACTGCCCTCGCTTCATTCTGAACTTGGACCTGATTCTCCTCCATCAGCCTTTTCCCACCTCCCGGTAAACGAACCACTGACCTTTGCGATCGTCCACGTTTTTCATGGCGCGGTCGTAGTAGATGTCGAAGATTTGTTCATGTTCGTCCAGCAGTTCAACTGCTGGACGAACATGAGTTGAACTGCTGGACAACATCACGCGCACACGGAAATAATACCTGCCCACGTTCAACGAGCCGCGGTTGGACGCAACCGCCGCGTGTTCGGGTTGCATGTTGCGCGCCATGCGCCCGCGGCGTTTGAAGTCGGTCCATGCGGAGAGCATTTCGATGACGCGGTAGGTTGCGCCGTCCCAGACGAATCCGTTCGGACAATCGGGGCTTTTCTCCAGCGCGGGCGGAGAATCGAAAACGGGTTCAATGGGCTGGTCAAGGAAGTGCAGGGGAATGAATCCCATGTCACTTCTCATCCGCAAGATGGAAGCGGTGCAGGAAGCGGTGGAAGATGGGTGTGATCAAAATCCCTACGGAGGCGAGCAAAATAACGCCCGAATAGATCGCATAAAAAGAGGCGAAGAACTTGCCGGCGTTCGTCGTCATCGGGTTGACGGGTCCCATACCGCCGAGAATCATCGAGGCATTGAGCAGAGAGTCGATCCACGATAATCCTTCGAGGGTGTGATAGCCGACGATGCCGATGAGCAGAGAAACCGCCAGTAAACCCATGCCGATCAATCCGTTGAGCAGGAGGCGGCGGGCGAAGGTTTGTCGGCTGGCGAGTGGCTGGTGACGGCGCTCGTACATTTGCCTTGATTATATTTCCAATCTAAAAGAGTGACTGAAATCTAATTTCAGGGGGTAGCGAAAAGGGTAAGTAAAAGCTTTCTCTGCCACAGAGTTCACAGAGATTTTGAGTTTTTCTCTCAAAGAACTCTGTGTTCTCTGTGGCTTCACTACTCAATTAGCCGACATGTTCGTTACGCCAAAAGGAACGGATGAGGAAAAAGTTGACGAGCGCCGCCGCGAGAATCATTGCAGGGACGAGAATGATCGGCATCAGCCAGCGTTCGGTCCATTTATTGATCTGCGCGGTGTTCGGGTTGGCGGGATCGTACAAAATGGAAACTTCCTCGCCAACTTCATAAGCAGGAGGATATGAAGCGTTGTTACTCTCGAACGAATAGGTTTGCCCATTTGCTTTGAACTCGATCACAGGACTATACACACAACAACCGCCGTCGCTGTCACTGCTTTCTTCGAGGCTGGTCACGATTCCAGTGGTTGTCTCGCCGTTCTTTTCAAGTTGCCAGCTGACGTATCCCGCGTAGGCTCCCCATAAACAAAACCCGGCGAAGAATAAATTGGCGAACACGATCCAACAACCGAGTTGCAAGCGATTAGCAACGCCCCCCGCCTTTTCCACAGCGTTCAGTGCTTTGTCCACGTTCTTTTCGTAGTTGTCCATGATGTTCGCCTCCGCGAG contains the following coding sequences:
- a CDS encoding NAD(P)/FAD-dependent oxidoreductase, giving the protein MNANTLPHVVILGAGFGGLTAAKKLKNAPVRITLIDRNNYHLFQPLLYQVAIAALVPSQVAYPVRTIFRNQKNLTFQMGEVNAIDLDARYIKMDGSVIAYDYLILAAGGRMNFFGVESVEKNALYIKDLKSALRTRNHLLSMFERASHEADADKRRAMLTFAIVGGGPTGVEVAGALAELISHVMRKEYRELDVREARVLLLEAGNALIASYPDELRKATLRLVQKKNVEVMFGAKLTDFNGQRISLGNGAQIETNTLIWTAGVQAAEVVESLEAARAGSGRVRTGATLQLPNHPEVYVIGDAAYLEDESKHPLPMLSTVAIQQGKVAADNIRHAIKGQDQHPFHYKDPGLLATIGRNAAVARIWGLSFSGFIAWLIWVGLHIYRIVGFRNRLVVLINWAWDYFFYDNQVRLITRE
- a CDS encoding DUF6504 family protein, giving the protein MGFIPLHFLDQPIEPVFDSPPALEKSPDCPNGFVWDGATYRVIEMLSAWTDFKRRGRMARNMQPEHAAVASNRGSLNVGRYYFRVRVMLSSSSTHVRPAVELLDEHEQIFDIYYDRAMKNVDDRKGQWFVYREVGKG
- a CDS encoding type II CAAX endopeptidase family protein, with protein sequence MEENQVQVQNEARAVSWSILDTWTGVILLVLINVGLLVGVFLFQSEAERLARGAGILFAELIYLLPVLLIFAWKRIPFKQLGFSRFDSLTMGWGCGLLIAAYGVVIAHNLLLMLLGVDTQGEGIMKIFSELESPVWLFIVGVIIAPLVEEIFFRGFLFQGFRQRYGWIPALLLSSGIFAAAHLDPASFIPTFALGAAMGYVYHRSNSLWPSVILHFLNNGFAMCLLLTLMQFPELIPS
- a CDS encoding DUF3592 domain-containing protein, with the translated sequence MDNYEKNVDKALNAVEKAGGVANRLQLGCWIVFANLFFAGFCLWGAYAGYVSWQLEKNGETTTGIVTSLEESSDSDGGCCVYSPVIEFKANGQTYSFESNNASYPPAYEVGEEVSILYDPANPNTAQINKWTERWLMPIILVPAMILAAALVNFFLIRSFWRNEHVG